The DNA segment AAGCTATGATGAAAGAATACAAATGTAAAGTTAACTATTATGAATTTGTAAAAGCAAGAAAGGTTGGAGCAGGAATTGTTTCAAGCATATGTAGCATAACTAAAACTTTACTAATGTCATtaagaattatttttcaaataaggATATCAATGTTGAATAAACCACATTTAGTTTTGCTAAATGGTCCTGGAACGTGTTGCATTATAGCGCTATACTTTAAACTCATTGAGTGGCTATCTTTGGTAACTGATAGCCCAAATATCGTATACGTTGAATCTTTGGCACGAATTGATACCCTATCCTTGAGCGGAAAGATTTTATATTGGTTAGCAGACGAATTTCTAGTTCAATGGAAAGaattaaaggaaaaaaATGCTCCTAGAGCAAAATTTTTTGGCATTTTAGTATAACTTTAAAATGAAGAGGAATTGATTTGtctatataattcaataaagatattaCGGAAATCATACTTTGCTACAAAagataattgaaaatgaatagAATTTTATTGTATACATATTAATGGGTATAACTAATAGTATTCTTATTTGTGATTGGCGTCCTATTGGCACCATCTTGGCAACTCAGTACGTAAAACGTAACGATCTATTGACTCGTCCAATTCCATAATCATCAAACTACCATTTGGAACGTTTGTAAATGATTCGAATTCCTCGTAAGTCCAACGAAACCATTTCATTAGAAATACTCTACAATATATACCATGTGAAACCAACACAACTACGTCTCTAGGTTTCCTTAAGATGtttctttcaaaaaatcTGAATAAAGTTTCTTGAAAACTAGCTACCCTGTCATAAACATCAGCGGCACTTTCACCTTGAGGAAATctgaagaaaaaatgaCCATAATGCTTTCTTTTCGTCATTACATCTTCCATAGATGTAACTTGTTGAAAATTACCAAAATCTTGCTCTCTGATTCTTGGATCATCCTTAATCCTATACCTTATAAAAGTTTTACCGTTCTCtgtattaattttattacaaataGAATCATCGTTTACTGAGGCAGGTACTTCCTGTGATTCAAAAGCTGAGCCACCTTCTTTAATATCAGTTGCCTTCTCAAAACTCCCTtcatttgatttaaaaagttCTTCTGTCTCTTCAACGCCTgttgaaaatttttgatgCCAAGCAGCAGACTTTTTCTTATTGCACGGTTCATATCTATATTCTTCTGGGATTTTTAATCCGgaatttaattcattatattcatcGATTACATCCAATATACCTTTTAAAGTTTCTCTCGTTCTGATGTATGGAGATGTATAAAATACGATATCCAGgtctttctttttattcaatttcttataatttgaaatagGCAGTTCTTGTCCCAAATTTGCTTcacatttatattttttttctaatcGATCAACAATATCCTCATCATCAACATTTAAAgcttttaataattgaattcCTGCATATTTAGCTTGTTTCCAACCTTTCGCAGTGAGTGGTACTAGATGATTTGGCGTATATTCATTTACTagtttatctttatttgattGACTCTCACCGTGCCTTATCAATACGATAAGTCTCGGTTTATTTCTATGTCTCCATGAAGAAGTTGGGATTGAATTTGGTGGGAATTCCTGACTATTCTGAAACATTTAAATGTCTTTTTCTGCTTTATTCTTATATTATTGCTGTATGATGGGGTAGGATATTGTATAATTTgtattcatatatttatgagatatatatacatttatatatatatatatgtggGTGTGTTAACAAGCGGCGTTTTGATCGTTACTAACTAAACTGCAAAGATATATTCATTAGaggaaaaagaataaaCTAAGAACTACTGATTATTAAAAAGTAATTTGTTATTCTTTACGCTTTTTCAGGTTATAAGTTGTTCAGATCGGGAAGGCGATCTATGCGGACTTATATAACTCAGACATCTGTTTTTTGGAAACATTTTCCTTTGTATTTCCGTTTTGATGTAGCCTCATATGAAAAGGAAACTCGCGTAACAAGGTCACATTTTACAATAGCTAAAACAAGAATTTAAGATGTTAATAGCGAATGGAATGGATCAATAAGGTTGTGAAACTTGTCTTTAGAGGAGAAAATACCGGTGTAAGtctaatataataatttatttattttgacGAGTGgcaaaaatgaaaagttgCTCATGTAGATATTGAAATCATGCGCACCATTTCAGATAAATAACTTTTCATATCCATATAACCATATAGAGGTGATGAAATATATCGAAGTATGATAATTAAAGTGTTTATATATTGCAAAGAGTTTATAGAGAATTATTTCTCTACATGACATAAAGGAATAGAACTTGTAATAACATAGTTCCAGTATATCATTTTCtgcaattaaaaattataggTGTCATAAATATCTTAGTATGCATGTAGGGATAAACAAACACTTTGTAACATTGCCAGCATGGAGAACGCAGACTATTGCA comes from the Tetrapisispora phaffii CBS 4417 chromosome 1, complete genome genome and includes:
- the DET1 gene encoding acid phosphatase DET1 (similar to Saccharomyces cerevisiae YDR051C; ancestral locus Anc_3.287) yields the protein MFQNSQEFPPNSIPTSSWRHRNKPRLIVLIRHGESQSNKDKLVNEYTPNHLVPLTAKGWKQAKYAGIQLLKALNVDDEDIVDRLEKKYKCEANLGQELPISNYKKLNKKKDLDIVFYTSPYIRTRETLKGILDVIDEYNELNSGLKIPEEYRYEPCNKKKSAAWHQKFSTGVEETEELFKSNEGSFEKATDIKEGGSAFESQEVPASVNDDSICNKINTENGKTFIRYRIKDDPRIREQDFGNFQQVTSMEDVMTKRKHYGHFFFRFPQGESAADVYDRVASFQETLFRFFERNILRKPRDVVVLVSHGIYCRVFLMKWFRWTYEEFESFTNVPNGSLMIMELDESIDRYVLRTELPRWCQ
- the ALG14 gene encoding N-acetylglucosaminyldiphosphodolichol N-acetylglucosaminyltransferase anchoring subunit ALG14 (similar to Saccharomyces cerevisiae ALG14 (YBR070C); ancestral locus Anc_3.289), translating into MILEYISAAILISVSLFIIKLIFILPFFKIDSNDTTTKDSGIIDGIKIRNGKNIEVFIFLGSGGHTGEMIRILQNYKNILLDGSNVMHVGYSDMDSYNRFKAMMKEYKCKVNYYEFVKARKVGAGIVSSICSITKTLLMSLRIIFQIRISMLNKPHLVLLNGPGTCCIIALYFKLIEWLSLVTDSPNIVYVESLARIDTLSLSGKILYWLADEFLVQWKELKEKNAPRAKFFGILV